Genomic window (Caldinitratiruptor microaerophilus):
TACGCCTGGGAGGAGGAGCTGCGGGGCGGGTTCGTCACCCTGCCCGGCGGGCACCGGGTCGGCGTGGCCGGGCGGGCCGTCGTGGAGGGGGGCCGGGTGCGGACGATCCGGCCGGTGGGAGGGCTCAACATCCGGATCGCCCGCCAGGTGCGCGGCGCGGCGCTTTCCCTGCTGCCGCGCCTCCGCCGTGCCGGCGGCCGGCTGGCCTCGACGATCCTGCTGGCGCCGCCCGGCGGAGGCAAGACGACCCTCCTCCGGGACCTGATCCGGCTGGTCTCGGGCGGGGTGCCGGCCCTGGGGCTCGCGGGGGCGAGGGTGACGGTGGTGGACGAGCGGTCCGAGATCGCCGGGTGCGTGGCCGGGGTGCCCTCCCTCGACGTCGGGCCCCGGACCGACGTGCTCGACGGCTGCCCCAAGGCGGAGGGCATGATGCTCGCCATCCGGGCACTCTCGCCCGAGGTCCTCGCGGTGGACGAGATCGGCCGTCCGGAGGACGTGGTCGCGCTGCGGGAAGCCCTGCG
Coding sequences:
- the spoIIIAA gene encoding stage III sporulation protein AA; the protein is MEAVLPYLAPSLREPVAGAARRLPGLEEIRLRAGRPVELVAAAGSGFVTEDGRLAAEAEAGRPIGAEEVSRTFQLVCQGSVYAWEEELRGGFVTLPGGHRVGVAGRAVVEGGRVRTIRPVGGLNIRIARQVRGAALSLLPRLRRAGGRLASTILLAPPGGGKTTLLRDLIRLVSGGVPALGLAGARVTVVDERSEIAGCVAGVPSLDVGPRTDVLDGCPKAEGMMLAIRALSPEVLAVDEIGRPEDVVALREALRTGVTVLATAHAGSVEEARRRPALGPLLGEGAFERAVVLSRRSGPGTVEAVWPAG